A window of the Gossypium hirsutum isolate 1008001.06 chromosome A03, Gossypium_hirsutum_v2.1, whole genome shotgun sequence genome harbors these coding sequences:
- the LOC121224218 gene encoding protein FAR1-RELATED SEQUENCE 3 isoform X1: MDVHVIGPEEGMSHRGMTDDGDAEPSEGELNHLNNSLAHDEDEISEPYLGMEFDSEGDAKTYYDEYCRHMGFNSKVGQLSRSKTDGRVVAREFVCGKDGLKRRSADSCDAMLRIELKGDKWVVTKFVKEHRHSVTSPSKVHYLRPRRHFAGAAKTMVDTCQGVGIVPSGVMYVSMDGNRVSMDANTRGVRNTPPAEANRSAKNFGTLNYAVRPVTRKRTLGRDAQNLLDYFKKMQAENPGFFYAIQLDDDNQMANAFWADARSRTAYTHFGDAVKLDTSYRVNQYRVPFAPFSGMNHHGQTILFGCALLLDDSEASFVWLFKTFLTAMNDRQPVSLITNQDRAIQTAVSQVFPGVRHCINKWHILREGPEKLAHVCHVHPNFQVELYNCINLTETIEEFELSWSSLIEKYNLSAHDWLQSLYSARAQWVPVYFRDSFFAAISLNQGFDGSFFDGYVNQQTTIPMFFRQYERAMENWFEREIEADFDSICTTPVLRTPSPMEKQAADLYTRKIFTKFQEELVETFVYTANRIDGDETISTFRVAKFEDVNKAYMVTLNYPEMRANCSCQMFEYSGILCRHVLTVFTVTNVLTLPSHYILKRWTRNAKSGVGTDERGGELHGQVSLTARYNSLCREAIKYAEDGAIATETYNIAMGALKEGGKKVSVVKKNVAKFAPPGSQASTAAYDDNSSSTLGPDTAPLLWPQQDEITRRFNLNDTGAPAQSVSDLNLPHMAPVSLHRDDSHPDNMVQQPVLPCLKSMTWEMENKNSMPGNRVAVINLKLQDYGKNPSAEMEVKFQLSRVTLKPMLRSMAYISEQLSTPANRVAVINLKLQDSETTTGESEVKFQVSRDTLGAMLRSMAYIQEQLSNVNEAQAEPLPKKHRR; the protein is encoded by the exons ATGGATGTCCATGTGATTGGTCCGGAAGAGGGTATGAGCCATCGTGGAATGACGGATGATGGGGATGCTGAACCCAGTGAAGGTGaattaaatcatttaaacaaTTCTCTAGCTCATGATGAGGATGAGATTTCCGAGCCGTATCTTGGTATGGAATTTGATTCTGAAGGGGATGCCAAAACGTACTATGATGAGTATTGCAGACATATGGGATTTAACTCCAAAGTTGGCCAGCTTAGCCGTTCCAAGACTGATGGAAGAGTAGTTGCTAGGGAGTTTGTCTGTGGCAAAGACGGTCTGAAAAGAAGGTCTGCCGACAGTTGTGATGCAATGCTTAGAATAGAGTTAAAGGGAGATAAGTGGGTTGTTACTAAATTTGTGAAGGAGCATAGACATTCAGTGACGAGTCCTAGCAAAGTGCATTACCTTCGTCCCCGTAGGCACTTTGCTGGTGCTGCAAAGACAATGGTTGATACTTGTCAAGGGGTGGGAATCGTACCAAGCGGTGTGATGTATGTTTCTATGGATGGAAATCGTGTCTCCATGGATGCAAATACTCGTGGAGTCAGAAACACTCCTCCAGCAGAAGCAAATCGCTCAGCTAAGAATTTCGGGACACTGAATTATGCCGTTAGGCCAGTTACCAGAAAGAGAACTTTGGGGAGGGATGCTCAAAATCTGCTTGATTATTTCAAGAAGATGCAGGCAGAGAACCCTGGTTTCTTTTATGCAATACAGTTGGATGATGATAATCAAATGGCTAATGCATTTTGGGCTGATGCAAGGTCAAGGACAGCCTACACACATTTTGGTGATGCTGTGAAACTGGACACCAGTTACAGAGTAAACCAGTATAGGGTGCCATTTGCTCCATTTTCAGGGATGAACCATCATGGCCAGACCATTTTGTTTGGTTGTGCTTTACTACTAGATGATTCCGAGGCTTCTTTTGTTTGGCTTTTCAAAACATTTCTTACAGCAATGAACGATCGTCAACCTGTTTCTTTAATCACTAATCAAGACAGAGCTATACAGACAGCAGTGTCTCAGGTGTTCCCTGGTGTTCGCCATTGTATTAATAAGTGGCATATTTTAAGAGAAGGCCCGGAGAAGCTTGCTCATGTTTGTCATGTGCATCCTAATTTTCAGGTAGAACTGTATAATTGCATAAATTTGACTGAAACCATTGAGGAGTTTGAATTATCATGGAGTTCCCTTATTGAGAAGTATAATCTTAGTGCACATGATTGGCTTCAATCATTATATAGTGCTCGAGCTCAATGGGTCCCTGTCTATTTTCGGGATTCCTTTTTTGCTGCAATATCTCTCAATCAAGGATTTGATGGCTCTTTTTTTGATGGTTATGTGAATCAACAGACCACGATTCCTATGTTCTTTAGACAGTATGAACGAGCAATGGAGAATTGGTTTGAAAGGGAGATCGAAGCTGATTTTGACAGTATTTGCACGACACCTGTGCTGCGGACACCATCTCCTATGGAGAAACAAGCAGCAGACCTATATACACGGAAAATATTCACAAAATTTCAAGAAGAACTAGTCGAAACATTTGTTTATACTGCTAATAGAATTGATGGGGATGAAACTATCAGCACATTTAGAGTTGCAAAGTTTGAGGACGTCAACAAAGCATACATGGTTACATTAAACTACCCTGAAATGAGAGCTAATTGTAGTTGTCAAATGTTCGAGTATTCTGGCATCCTTTGTAGACATGTTTTAACGGTCTTCACTGTCACAAATGTACTTACTCTACCATCTCATTACATCTTGAAACGGTGGACACGGAATGCCAAGTCTGGGGTTGGCACAGATGAACGTGGCGGTGAATTGCATGGCCAAGTGTCCCTGACAGCACGGTATAATAGTTTATGTCGGGAAGCAATCAAATATGCAGAAGATGGGGCAATAGCTACAGAGACTTATAACATTGCAATGGGTGCTCTTAAGGAAGGTGGGAAGAAGGTGTCTGTTGTAAAGAAAAATGTTGCGAAATTTGCACCTCCTGGATCACAGGCTAGTACTGCTGCTTATGATGACAATAGCAGCTCAACTTTAGGTCCAGATACAGCCCCTTTGCTATGGCCACAGCAAGACGAAATTACACGGCGTTTCAATCTTAATGACACTGGGGCGCCAGCTCAATCTGTCTCAGATTTGAATCTGCCACATATGGCTCCTGTTTCTCTCCATCGGGATGATAGTCATCCCGATAACATGGTACAACaa CCTGTTCTCCCTTGTTTAAAATCAATGACATGGGAGATGGAGAATAAGAATTCAATGCCTGGAAATAGAGTGGCCGTTATTAATTTAAAG TTGCAAGATTATGGCAAGAATCCATCAGCTGAAATGGAGGTTAAGTTTCAGCTCTCAAGGGTTACTTTAAAACCTATGCTGAGGTCTATGGCTTATATTAGCGAACAGCTTTCCACCCCAGCTAACAGGGTTGCCGTCATCAATTTGAAG
- the LOC121224218 gene encoding protein FAR1-RELATED SEQUENCE 3 isoform X2, with amino-acid sequence MDVHVIGPEEGMSHRGMTDDGDAEPSEGELNHLNNSLAHDEDEISEPYLGMEFDSEGDAKTYYDEYCRHMGFNSKVGQLSRSKTDGRVVAREFVCGKDGLKRRSADSCDAMLRIELKGDKWVVTKFVKEHRHSVTSPSKVHYLRPRRHFAGAAKTMVDTCQGVGIVPSGVMYVSMDGNRVSMDANTRGVRNTPPAEANRSAKNFGTLNYAVRPVTRKRTLGRDAQNLLDYFKKMQAENPGFFYAIQLDDDNQMANAFWADARSRTAYTHFGDAVKLDTSYRVNQYRVPFAPFSGMNHHGQTILFGCALLLDDSEASFVWLFKTFLTAMNDRQPVSLITNQDRAIQTAVSQVFPGVRHCINKWHILREGPEKLAHVCHVHPNFQVELYNCINLTETIEEFELSWSSLIEKYNLSAHDWLQSLYSARAQWVPVYFRDSFFAAISLNQGFDGSFFDGYVNQQTTIPMFFRQYERAMENWFEREIEADFDSICTTPVLRTPSPMEKQAADLYTRKIFTKFQEELVETFVYTANRIDGDETISTFRVAKFEDVNKAYMVTLNYPEMRANCSCQMFEYSGILCRHVLTVFTVTNVLTLPSHYILKRWTRNAKSGVGTDERGGELHGQVSLTARYNSLCREAIKYAEDGAIATETYNIAMGALKEGGKKVSVVKKNVAKFAPPGSQASTAAYDDNSSSTLGPDTAPLLWPQQDEITRRFNLNDTGAPAQSVSDLNLPHMAPVSLHRDDSHPDNMPVLPCLKSMTWEMENKNSMPGNRVAVINLKLQDYGKNPSAEMEVKFQLSRVTLKPMLRSMAYISEQLSTPANRVAVINLKLQDSETTTGESEVKFQVSRDTLGAMLRSMAYIQEQLSNVNEAQAEPLPKKHRR; translated from the exons ATGGATGTCCATGTGATTGGTCCGGAAGAGGGTATGAGCCATCGTGGAATGACGGATGATGGGGATGCTGAACCCAGTGAAGGTGaattaaatcatttaaacaaTTCTCTAGCTCATGATGAGGATGAGATTTCCGAGCCGTATCTTGGTATGGAATTTGATTCTGAAGGGGATGCCAAAACGTACTATGATGAGTATTGCAGACATATGGGATTTAACTCCAAAGTTGGCCAGCTTAGCCGTTCCAAGACTGATGGAAGAGTAGTTGCTAGGGAGTTTGTCTGTGGCAAAGACGGTCTGAAAAGAAGGTCTGCCGACAGTTGTGATGCAATGCTTAGAATAGAGTTAAAGGGAGATAAGTGGGTTGTTACTAAATTTGTGAAGGAGCATAGACATTCAGTGACGAGTCCTAGCAAAGTGCATTACCTTCGTCCCCGTAGGCACTTTGCTGGTGCTGCAAAGACAATGGTTGATACTTGTCAAGGGGTGGGAATCGTACCAAGCGGTGTGATGTATGTTTCTATGGATGGAAATCGTGTCTCCATGGATGCAAATACTCGTGGAGTCAGAAACACTCCTCCAGCAGAAGCAAATCGCTCAGCTAAGAATTTCGGGACACTGAATTATGCCGTTAGGCCAGTTACCAGAAAGAGAACTTTGGGGAGGGATGCTCAAAATCTGCTTGATTATTTCAAGAAGATGCAGGCAGAGAACCCTGGTTTCTTTTATGCAATACAGTTGGATGATGATAATCAAATGGCTAATGCATTTTGGGCTGATGCAAGGTCAAGGACAGCCTACACACATTTTGGTGATGCTGTGAAACTGGACACCAGTTACAGAGTAAACCAGTATAGGGTGCCATTTGCTCCATTTTCAGGGATGAACCATCATGGCCAGACCATTTTGTTTGGTTGTGCTTTACTACTAGATGATTCCGAGGCTTCTTTTGTTTGGCTTTTCAAAACATTTCTTACAGCAATGAACGATCGTCAACCTGTTTCTTTAATCACTAATCAAGACAGAGCTATACAGACAGCAGTGTCTCAGGTGTTCCCTGGTGTTCGCCATTGTATTAATAAGTGGCATATTTTAAGAGAAGGCCCGGAGAAGCTTGCTCATGTTTGTCATGTGCATCCTAATTTTCAGGTAGAACTGTATAATTGCATAAATTTGACTGAAACCATTGAGGAGTTTGAATTATCATGGAGTTCCCTTATTGAGAAGTATAATCTTAGTGCACATGATTGGCTTCAATCATTATATAGTGCTCGAGCTCAATGGGTCCCTGTCTATTTTCGGGATTCCTTTTTTGCTGCAATATCTCTCAATCAAGGATTTGATGGCTCTTTTTTTGATGGTTATGTGAATCAACAGACCACGATTCCTATGTTCTTTAGACAGTATGAACGAGCAATGGAGAATTGGTTTGAAAGGGAGATCGAAGCTGATTTTGACAGTATTTGCACGACACCTGTGCTGCGGACACCATCTCCTATGGAGAAACAAGCAGCAGACCTATATACACGGAAAATATTCACAAAATTTCAAGAAGAACTAGTCGAAACATTTGTTTATACTGCTAATAGAATTGATGGGGATGAAACTATCAGCACATTTAGAGTTGCAAAGTTTGAGGACGTCAACAAAGCATACATGGTTACATTAAACTACCCTGAAATGAGAGCTAATTGTAGTTGTCAAATGTTCGAGTATTCTGGCATCCTTTGTAGACATGTTTTAACGGTCTTCACTGTCACAAATGTACTTACTCTACCATCTCATTACATCTTGAAACGGTGGACACGGAATGCCAAGTCTGGGGTTGGCACAGATGAACGTGGCGGTGAATTGCATGGCCAAGTGTCCCTGACAGCACGGTATAATAGTTTATGTCGGGAAGCAATCAAATATGCAGAAGATGGGGCAATAGCTACAGAGACTTATAACATTGCAATGGGTGCTCTTAAGGAAGGTGGGAAGAAGGTGTCTGTTGTAAAGAAAAATGTTGCGAAATTTGCACCTCCTGGATCACAGGCTAGTACTGCTGCTTATGATGACAATAGCAGCTCAACTTTAGGTCCAGATACAGCCCCTTTGCTATGGCCACAGCAAGACGAAATTACACGGCGTTTCAATCTTAATGACACTGGGGCGCCAGCTCAATCTGTCTCAGATTTGAATCTGCCACATATGGCTCCTGTTTCTCTCCATCGGGATGATAGTCATCCCGATAACATG CCTGTTCTCCCTTGTTTAAAATCAATGACATGGGAGATGGAGAATAAGAATTCAATGCCTGGAAATAGAGTGGCCGTTATTAATTTAAAG TTGCAAGATTATGGCAAGAATCCATCAGCTGAAATGGAGGTTAAGTTTCAGCTCTCAAGGGTTACTTTAAAACCTATGCTGAGGTCTATGGCTTATATTAGCGAACAGCTTTCCACCCCAGCTAACAGGGTTGCCGTCATCAATTTGAAG
- the LOC121224222 gene encoding bifunctional aspartokinase/homoserine dehydrogenase 1: MKVIPLILMGCGGVGRQLLQHIVSCRSLHAKQGVHLRVVGVSDSKSLIIASDVKQKELDDNILAEVCRVKSDGSSLSKLTSLGESQVFSNSESRTKVLDIASILGKSTGLALVDCSASSETIGVLKEGVNLGCCVVLANKKPLTSTLEDYDKFVSYPRRIRHESTVGAGLPVISSINRIISSGDPIHRIVGSLSGTLGYVMSEVEDGKPLSQVVKSAKSLGYTEPDPRDDLSGMDVARKALILARLLGKCIDLGSIKIESLYPEEMGPNKMSVEEFLNGGVVRLDNNIEERVKKASLNGNVLRYVCVIEGARCNVGIQELPKNSALGRLRGSDNVLEIYSRCYSQQPLVIQGAGAGNDTTAAGVLADILDIQDLFP; encoded by the exons ATGAAGGTCATCCCTTTAATTTTGATGGGTTGTGGAGGTGTTGGACGCCAACTCCTCCAACACATTGTTTCCTGCAGATCACTTCACGCCAAGCAg GGAGTTCATTTACGAGTTGTGGGAGTATCTGATAGCAAATCACTAATCATTGCATCAGATGTTAAACAAAAAGAGTTGGATGATAACATTTTAGCTGAAGTTTGTAGGGTAAAATCAGATGGTTCTTCATTGTCCAAACTTACTAGCTTAG GTGAGTCTCAAGTGTTCTCCAATTCAGAATCAAGGACAAAAGTGCTAGACATTGCATCAATTCTTGGAAAATCAACAG GTTTAGCCCTTGTAGATTGCTCGGCCAGTTCTGAGACGATTGGAGTGCTAAAGGAAGGGGTCAACTTGGGTTGCTGTGTTGTTCTAGCAAATAAAAAACCTCTTACATCAACACTG GAGGATTATGACAAATTTGTTTCATATCCTCGCCGCATACGGCATGAGTCAACT GTTGGCGCTGGTCTGCCAGTCATATCATCAATAAATCGCATAATTTCATCTGGAGACCCCATCCACCGTATTGTTGGAAGTTTAAGCG GTACATTGGGTTATGTAATGAGTGAGGTTGAAGATGGCAAACCATTGAGCCAAGTCGTTAAGTCTGCTAAAAGCTTAGGATACACTGAACCag ATCCACGAGATGACCTCAGTGGAATGGATGTTGCCAGGAAG GCTTTGATCCTTGCCCGACTTCTTGGGAAGTGCATTGACTTAGGTAGCATAAAG ATTGAGAGCTTGTATCCGGAAGAAATGGGACCTAATAAGATGTCTGTTGAAGAATTTTTGAATGGAGGTGTTGTAAGGCTTGATAACAATATCGAAGAGAGAGTTAAAAAAGCTTCACTCAATGGGAATGTCCTCCGTTATGTCTGCGTGATAGAAGGTGCAAG GTGCAACGTCGGGATTCAAGAACTTCCTAAGAATTCGGCTTTGGGAAGACTGAGGGGAAGTGACAATGTG CTAGAAATATATAGTCGATGCTATAGTCAACAACCCTTAGTTATTCAAGGCGCGGGAGCTGGGAATGATACTACTGCAGCCGGCGTGCTTGCTGATATCCTTGACATTCAGGATCTGTTTCCCTGA